One window of the Natronomonas marina genome contains the following:
- a CDS encoding arylamine N-acetyltransferase family protein has product MDPDRYLARLGLDPEAAWPPTRETLARLQSAHVTTVPFETLSITGPPHAAADGEGVTLSVPALYEKLVERERGGFCYELNGLFGWLLDELGFEVDRLAAAVLGDDGDPRPPANHHALRVTLDEPYLVDVGLGVPKVREPVPIGGRAAPDAVGVEWRTVGSDRPDADYVAQAREPSDATSESAATDDGWSDRYLFTTAPRDLDHFTATCEYLTAAPESPFTGEPSVNVGTERGHRRLTTDSLVEVVDGEETERPVAPDEWLDVLEREFGVRYG; this is encoded by the coding sequence ATGGACCCCGACCGCTACCTCGCCCGCCTCGGTCTCGACCCCGAGGCGGCGTGGCCGCCGACCCGCGAGACGCTGGCCCGCCTGCAGTCGGCCCACGTCACGACGGTCCCCTTCGAGACGCTGTCCATCACCGGGCCACCGCACGCGGCGGCCGACGGCGAGGGCGTGACGCTGTCGGTGCCGGCGCTCTACGAGAAACTGGTCGAACGCGAGCGCGGCGGCTTCTGCTACGAACTGAACGGGCTGTTCGGCTGGCTGCTCGACGAACTGGGGTTCGAGGTCGACCGTCTCGCGGCGGCCGTCCTCGGCGACGACGGCGACCCGCGGCCGCCGGCCAACCACCACGCGCTCCGCGTGACACTCGACGAGCCGTACCTGGTCGACGTCGGCCTGGGAGTGCCGAAGGTCCGGGAGCCGGTGCCCATCGGCGGCCGCGCCGCTCCCGACGCGGTCGGCGTCGAGTGGCGAACCGTCGGGAGCGACCGCCCCGACGCCGATTACGTCGCCCAGGCGCGGGAGCCGAGCGACGCGACCAGTGAGAGCGCCGCAACCGACGACGGCTGGTCCGACCGCTACCTCTTCACGACGGCGCCGCGCGACCTCGACCACTTCACGGCGACCTGTGAGTACCTGACTGCGGCCCCGGAGTCGCCGTTCACCGGCGAGCCGTCGGTCAACGTCGGCACCGAGCGCGGCCACAGGCGGCTGACGACCGACTCGCTCGTAGAGGTGGTCGACGGCGAGGAAACGGAGCGTCCGGTTGCCCCCGACGAGTGGCTGGACGTGCTGGAACGGGAGTTCGGCGTCCGCTACGGCTGA
- a CDS encoding alkaline phosphatase D family protein, with amino-acid sequence MTISGQAGDGDDGDRPDGNPQRESVAYDHGELVSLLSEADLAFAQDPHEAHDESVYEVESVDDGEVFPQSVASGGPTPEGVILWTRVDPGAFDPEAPLGVVVAREDDPEFDDPCYRGVVDDAEAIAAHDHTVKVDLDGVLSPDERYHYRFVHDGVASRTGRCRTLPDPDAAVESLRLAVMTCQNYANGYFGALGHVAEEDVDFLVHVGDFIYESTDGAFTGVGSPDLPDRELELPVGDGRTQDLADYRYLHRSYRSDRLLQRALESHTLVPAWDDHEIANDIYWDEEVDAPRADHPLSEDPEAMTRLTADAMHAWWEYMPGRINYHPEADRLQDRFELWRTFRFGDLVDLVMTDERLFRDPPKDVPGGVPTREATAPKYEPEDRSMLGDDQREWFLEAVTDSDATWTVWTDEVLTIPLKVGAGPLTLFPVQGGWDGYVRERRQVMEHLDANDVENFVTLTGDAHCYIAGYQQTRYDDTLRGLLLGTAFESDRVGVEFMTPPTTSLNVAEALGVDSGLRRRLTEPLLSWLVEAMNPHVELFDSHHWGYSVVEFSRSECRYLGYSVDKTEDGADAGKELLVAKRVPEGRVEIQDVTEAARRTEGGPNG; translated from the coding sequence GTGACGATCAGTGGACAGGCCGGCGACGGCGACGACGGCGACCGACCGGACGGCAACCCACAGCGGGAGTCGGTCGCCTACGACCACGGCGAACTCGTCTCGCTGCTCTCGGAAGCCGACCTCGCGTTCGCGCAGGACCCCCACGAGGCCCACGACGAGTCGGTCTACGAGGTCGAATCCGTCGACGACGGCGAGGTGTTCCCGCAGTCGGTCGCCTCCGGCGGTCCGACCCCCGAGGGCGTCATCCTCTGGACGCGTGTCGACCCCGGAGCGTTCGACCCGGAGGCGCCGCTGGGCGTCGTCGTCGCCCGCGAGGACGACCCCGAGTTCGACGACCCCTGCTACCGGGGCGTCGTCGACGACGCCGAGGCCATCGCCGCCCACGACCACACGGTGAAGGTCGACCTCGACGGCGTTCTCTCGCCGGACGAGCGGTACCACTACCGGTTCGTCCACGACGGGGTCGCCAGTCGAACCGGCCGCTGCCGGACGCTGCCGGACCCGGACGCCGCCGTCGAGTCGCTCCGCCTGGCCGTGATGACCTGCCAGAACTACGCCAACGGCTACTTCGGCGCCCTGGGCCACGTCGCCGAGGAGGACGTCGACTTCCTCGTCCACGTCGGCGACTTCATCTACGAGTCGACCGACGGCGCCTTCACCGGGGTCGGGAGCCCCGACCTGCCGGACCGCGAGTTGGAGTTGCCGGTCGGCGACGGCCGGACCCAGGACCTCGCGGACTACCGCTACCTCCACCGTAGCTACCGCTCGGACCGCCTGCTCCAGCGGGCCCTGGAGAGCCACACCCTCGTTCCGGCGTGGGACGACCACGAGATCGCCAACGACATCTACTGGGACGAGGAGGTCGACGCCCCGCGGGCCGACCACCCCCTCTCCGAGGACCCCGAGGCGATGACGCGGCTGACCGCCGACGCGATGCACGCCTGGTGGGAGTACATGCCGGGCCGCATCAACTACCACCCCGAGGCCGACCGACTCCAGGACCGCTTCGAACTGTGGCGAACGTTCCGGTTCGGCGACCTGGTCGACCTGGTGATGACCGACGAGCGACTCTTCCGGGACCCGCCGAAGGACGTCCCCGGCGGCGTCCCCACCAGGGAGGCGACGGCCCCGAAGTACGAACCCGAGGACCGCTCGATGCTCGGCGACGACCAGCGCGAGTGGTTCCTCGAGGCGGTGACCGACAGCGACGCCACCTGGACCGTCTGGACCGACGAGGTGCTGACGATACCGCTGAAGGTCGGCGCGGGACCGCTGACGCTGTTTCCCGTCCAGGGCGGCTGGGACGGCTACGTCCGCGAGCGACGGCAGGTCATGGAGCATCTCGACGCGAACGACGTCGAGAACTTCGTGACGCTGACCGGCGACGCCCACTGCTACATCGCCGGCTACCAGCAGACGAGGTACGACGACACGCTCCGGGGGTTGCTCCTCGGCACCGCCTTCGAGTCCGACCGCGTCGGCGTCGAGTTCATGACGCCGCCGACCACCTCGCTGAACGTCGCGGAGGCGCTGGGCGTCGACTCGGGGCTCCGCCGCCGACTGACCGAACCGCTCCTGTCGTGGCTCGTCGAGGCGATGAACCCCCACGTCGAACTGTTCGACAGCCACCACTGGGGGTACTCGGTCGTCGAGTTCTCCCGCTCGGAATGTCGATACCTCGGTTACAGCGTCGACAAGACCGAGGACGGCGCCGACGCCGGGAAGGAACTGCTCGTGGCAAAGCGGGTCCCCGAGGGCCGCGTCGAGATACAGGACGTCACCGAGGCGGCCCGCCGGACCGAGGGCGGTCCGAACGGCTGA
- a CDS encoding metallophosphoesterase, with the protein MTELDRRDVLRGVAGLSTAPFFVASVAGQAETPDGPSGVHVACGRDPASTLRVGWTGAPATDARVEIGRPGGSTTVVDAEGSPVPGREAVAYTAAVTGLAPDTTYEYEAVLDDRRAGPFTVSTAPDDADGFTVTGVGDHGIADPENPFQRPSTDDPEEVMATAASLDPDVQILSGDISYANGKPSTWELYFETFESVYAETPFMTVPGNHEAEPGTGLAQYDRRLNDLMPIEDSLGLDDLQHEQRWYHFDYDNTRFVGLSTTTDGCGDVSRAEEFVPIYDPTCEFGGVTYGDVQERYIRRVLEDAVADDDVKWKVVYFHGPFWTDSPDHAPRDLLRDRWGTLFDEYGVDLVVCGDNHVWERTKPIAAKPGRDDYAPADAWDWESDVGTTFVTNGTGGTSHYGFGNTTPSEFLARRTNRHFGVERLDVDDERIRVEYVTHETDENGEPIVADAFEIRKSDDRTERGARRPTQIDRYDGPVSDSLVVEGARTDDGAVFTGGQTNRIDLSFESNRSVRIRDRIPASWEVVAGDATRTDDGAPGDTQWVYFEGTAAAEGSVTYFVEVPEGPSATGRYTVGPFQASRDGEEWLAVPGTTSEETVVGFST; encoded by the coding sequence ATGACCGAGCTCGACCGGCGGGACGTCCTGCGCGGCGTCGCGGGGCTGTCGACGGCGCCGTTCTTCGTCGCCTCGGTCGCGGGGCAGGCGGAGACGCCCGACGGACCGTCCGGCGTCCACGTCGCCTGCGGCCGGGACCCGGCCTCGACGCTCCGGGTCGGCTGGACCGGCGCCCCGGCCACGGACGCCCGCGTCGAAATCGGGCGACCGGGCGGGTCGACGACGGTCGTCGACGCCGAGGGCTCGCCGGTGCCGGGCCGGGAGGCCGTCGCCTACACTGCGGCGGTCACCGGCCTCGCGCCCGACACGACCTACGAGTACGAGGCGGTGCTGGACGACCGCCGGGCGGGACCGTTCACCGTCTCGACGGCGCCGGACGACGCCGACGGCTTCACCGTCACGGGCGTCGGCGACCACGGCATCGCCGACCCGGAGAACCCCTTCCAGCGGCCCTCGACGGACGACCCCGAGGAGGTGATGGCGACGGCCGCCTCGCTGGACCCCGACGTCCAGATACTGTCCGGCGACATCTCGTACGCGAACGGCAAGCCCTCGACGTGGGAACTGTACTTCGAGACCTTCGAGTCCGTCTACGCGGAGACGCCCTTCATGACGGTCCCCGGCAACCACGAGGCCGAACCGGGCACCGGCCTCGCCCAGTACGACCGCCGACTCAACGACCTGATGCCCATCGAGGACTCCCTCGGTCTCGATGACTTACAGCACGAACAGCGGTGGTACCACTTCGACTACGACAACACCCGCTTCGTCGGCCTCTCGACGACGACGGACGGCTGTGGCGACGTGAGCCGTGCCGAGGAGTTCGTCCCCATCTACGACCCCACCTGCGAGTTCGGCGGCGTCACCTACGGCGACGTCCAGGAGCGCTACATCCGCCGGGTGCTCGAGGACGCCGTCGCCGACGACGACGTGAAGTGGAAGGTCGTCTACTTCCACGGGCCGTTCTGGACGGACTCGCCGGACCACGCCCCCCGGGACCTGCTGCGGGACCGCTGGGGGACGCTGTTCGACGAGTACGGCGTCGACCTCGTGGTCTGCGGCGACAACCACGTCTGGGAGCGGACGAAACCCATCGCCGCGAAGCCGGGACGGGACGACTACGCGCCCGCCGACGCCTGGGACTGGGAGTCCGACGTCGGGACCACGTTCGTCACGAACGGGACCGGCGGCACCTCCCACTACGGCTTCGGGAACACGACGCCGAGCGAGTTCCTCGCGCGTCGCACGAACCGGCACTTCGGCGTCGAACGGCTCGACGTCGACGACGAGCGCATCCGCGTCGAGTACGTCACCCACGAGACGGACGAAAACGGCGAGCCCATCGTCGCCGACGCCTTCGAGATACGCAAGTCCGACGACCGGACCGAGCGGGGCGCCCGCCGGCCGACGCAGATCGACCGCTACGACGGGCCGGTCTCCGACTCGCTGGTCGTCGAGGGCGCCCGCACCGACGACGGCGCCGTCTTCACCGGGGGGCAGACGAACCGAATCGACCTCTCCTTCGAGTCGAACCGGAGCGTGCGAATCCGCGACCGCATCCCCGCATCGTGGGAGGTCGTCGCCGGCGACGCGACCCGCACCGACGACGGCGCGCCCGGCGACACCCAGTGGGTCTACTTCGAGGGGACGGCCGCCGCGGAGGGGTCGGTCACGTACTTCGTCGAGGTTCCCGAGGGACCGTCGGCGACCGGCCGCTACACCGTCGGGCCGTTCCAGGCGAGTCGGGACGGCGAGGAGTGGCTGGCGGTCCCCGGTACGACGAGCGAGGAGACGGTCGTCGGGTTCTCGACCTGA
- a CDS encoding alkaline phosphatase D family protein has product MPDDSNERRRGTTATRRAILEAAGAGSAVGAMATLFSTGAAATDAEPDPASGDDDLFAVERTGEAAFPQSVASGGPTPAGAIVWTRVDEAAYEAGADVGLQVTPAPDRSTPNDAADFSTADTEHFRVPAAALSPDDDYTLNVDLDGELDADRFYFYRFVYDGDASPVGRLRTLPEPDADPDRLTLACVSCNNYLDGYYGAFGHVAEEDADYLLHLGDLIYEYAGGGNVQGRGIQLPSGNGVAHTLADFRHLHQVYRSDEFFAEALSRHTLVMTWDDHEIVNNRWWNYEESYPNTASHPYGDDPERMRRLYVEGIKALVEYLPFRVDYDPDADDLHDRFRLYRRFRFGRLADVLMTDERLYRSPPPEDAFGQRDTATPPSRKVDDPDRTMLGTDQREWFLDGVTNSPATWKVWGNSVLNAALKATNLGEGGSFYVNYDAWDGYEYERQLVMGELDREARSREGALNLVTLTGDMHAYVAGYLKTDYRELEQQAPFPGAEASRVGVEFMSTSVSSDNLAAQTPTPPELEEDAVEAAVESQNPHVEWFNWSRHGYTTVEFTDDEAIYTAYEVDRTVDSADTPKRLLRSYRVPEGEVEIQELVGSPTDVTSLLSGAADGGLTDTEGGPPDVPDADATPTTEGERR; this is encoded by the coding sequence ATGCCCGACGACAGCAACGAGCGACGCAGGGGGACGACCGCCACACGACGGGCGATACTGGAGGCGGCCGGGGCCGGGTCGGCCGTGGGCGCGATGGCGACGCTGTTCTCGACCGGAGCGGCGGCGACGGACGCCGAACCCGACCCCGCCAGCGGCGACGACGACCTCTTCGCGGTCGAGCGGACCGGCGAGGCGGCCTTCCCGCAGTCTGTCGCAAGCGGCGGTCCGACGCCGGCCGGCGCCATCGTCTGGACGCGCGTCGACGAGGCCGCCTACGAGGCCGGGGCGGACGTCGGCCTGCAGGTCACGCCGGCGCCGGACCGTTCGACGCCCAACGACGCCGCGGACTTCTCGACGGCCGACACCGAGCACTTCCGGGTGCCCGCGGCCGCTCTCTCGCCCGACGACGACTACACGCTGAACGTCGACCTCGACGGCGAACTCGACGCCGACCGCTTCTACTTCTACCGGTTCGTCTACGACGGCGACGCCTCGCCGGTCGGCCGCCTGCGGACGCTCCCGGAACCGGACGCCGACCCCGACCGCCTGACGCTCGCCTGTGTCTCCTGTAACAACTACCTCGACGGCTACTACGGGGCGTTCGGCCACGTCGCCGAGGAGGACGCCGACTACCTCCTCCACCTCGGCGATCTCATCTACGAGTACGCGGGCGGGGGCAACGTCCAGGGCCGGGGAATCCAGCTTCCCTCCGGGAATGGCGTCGCACACACGCTGGCGGACTTCCGGCACCTCCACCAGGTCTACCGGAGCGACGAGTTCTTCGCCGAGGCGCTCTCGCGGCACACGCTCGTGATGACCTGGGACGACCACGAGATCGTCAACAACCGGTGGTGGAACTACGAGGAGAGCTACCCGAACACAGCCTCGCACCCCTACGGCGACGACCCCGAGCGGATGCGACGGCTCTACGTCGAGGGCATCAAGGCGCTCGTCGAGTACCTCCCCTTCCGGGTCGACTACGACCCCGACGCCGACGACCTCCACGACCGGTTCCGGCTGTACCGTCGGTTCCGCTTCGGCCGGTTGGCGGACGTCCTGATGACCGACGAGCGGCTCTACCGGTCGCCGCCGCCCGAGGACGCGTTCGGCCAGCGGGACACCGCGACGCCGCCCTCCCGGAAGGTCGACGACCCCGACCGGACGATGCTCGGAACCGACCAGCGCGAGTGGTTCCTCGACGGCGTGACGAACTCGCCGGCCACCTGGAAGGTGTGGGGCAACTCCGTGCTGAACGCGGCGCTGAAGGCCACGAACCTCGGTGAGGGGGGCAGCTTCTACGTCAACTACGACGCTTGGGACGGCTACGAGTACGAACGACAGCTCGTCATGGGCGAACTCGACCGGGAGGCCCGCTCGCGGGAGGGGGCGCTGAACCTGGTGACGCTGACCGGCGACATGCACGCCTACGTCGCCGGCTACCTGAAGACCGACTACCGGGAACTCGAACAGCAGGCGCCGTTCCCGGGCGCCGAGGCGTCCCGCGTCGGCGTCGAGTTCATGTCGACCAGCGTCTCCAGCGACAACCTGGCGGCCCAGACGCCGACGCCGCCGGAACTCGAGGAGGACGCCGTCGAGGCGGCCGTCGAGTCACAGAACCCCCACGTCGAGTGGTTCAACTGGTCGCGCCACGGCTACACCACGGTCGAGTTCACCGACGACGAGGCCATCTACACCGCCTACGAGGTCGACCGCACGGTCGACTCGGCCGACACGCCGAAGCGACTGCTGCGGAGCTACCGGGTCCCCGAGGGCGAGGTGGAGATACAGGAACTCGTCGGCTCGCCGACCGACGTCACCTCGCTCCTCTCGGGCGCCGCGGACGGTGGCCTCACGGACACCGAGGGCGGCCCGCCGGACGTCCCCGACGCGGACGCGACCCCGACGACGGAGGGGGAGCGACGATGA
- a CDS encoding PstS family phosphate ABC transporter substrate-binding protein — translation MADGHAEGLTRRNALKALGGAGAIAVAGCTTEGGNGNGDSLSGEITITGSSTVFPLMAAIAKEFDQEHETNTTVTPTGSGGGFSNNFCPGNADFNNASRQIKQAEKDLCEENGVEWTELTVATDALTVVVNPEADFVDSLTVEELAQIWKADAVETWSEVREEFPDEEIERFGAADTSGTYDYFIENVQGSDAGHTDDYRATEKDNVIAEGVANDKYAIGYFGFSYFYNNPDQLKALAIDNGDGPVEPSLDTAASGEYQPLSRSLYTYPAMASLSEEHVAEFARYVLERAASQSLVADQVGYVPLTDEQQQSQQDTLESAIEEAQG, via the coding sequence ATGGCAGACGGACACGCTGAAGGTCTGACGCGACGCAACGCGCTCAAAGCATTAGGTGGGGCCGGCGCGATTGCCGTGGCCGGCTGTACGACCGAAGGGGGCAACGGCAACGGCGACTCGCTCTCCGGTGAAATCACCATCACTGGGTCGAGCACCGTCTTCCCGCTGATGGCGGCTATCGCCAAGGAGTTCGACCAGGAGCACGAGACCAACACCACCGTCACCCCGACGGGGTCGGGAGGCGGGTTCTCGAACAACTTCTGTCCGGGCAACGCCGACTTCAACAACGCCAGCCGCCAGATCAAGCAAGCGGAGAAGGACCTCTGTGAGGAGAACGGCGTCGAGTGGACCGAACTCACCGTCGCGACGGACGCGCTGACCGTCGTCGTCAACCCCGAGGCGGACTTCGTCGACTCGCTGACCGTCGAGGAACTCGCCCAGATATGGAAGGCCGACGCCGTCGAGACGTGGAGCGAGGTCCGCGAGGAGTTCCCCGACGAGGAGATAGAACGGTTCGGTGCGGCCGACACCTCCGGCACTTACGACTACTTCATCGAGAACGTCCAGGGGTCGGATGCGGGCCACACCGACGACTACCGGGCGACGGAGAAGGACAACGTCATCGCCGAGGGCGTCGCCAACGACAAGTACGCCATCGGCTACTTCGGGTTCTCGTACTTCTACAACAACCCGGACCAGCTGAAGGCGCTCGCCATTGACAACGGCGACGGCCCCGTCGAGCCGAGCCTCGACACCGCGGCCTCCGGCGAATACCAGCCCCTCTCGCGGTCGCTGTACACCTATCCGGCCATGGCCTCGCTGTCCGAGGAGCACGTCGCCGAGTTCGCGCGGTACGTTCTCGAGCGTGCAGCCAGCCAGTCGCTCGTCGCCGACCAGGTCGGGTACGTTCCGCTCACCGACGAACAGCAGCAGAGCCAGCAGGACACACTCGAGAGCGCCATCGAAGAGGCACAGGGCTGA
- the pstC gene encoding phosphate ABC transporter permease subunit PstC — protein sequence MSSDTDELDITREVGFKRVKEWSYGGFFAVCALVTVLTTIAIFGTLLSDSISFFSEVAVLEFLTGLEWSPNPRGAGFSWGVVPLVYGTLVVTVTSAFVAIPIGTLTAIYLSEYASSRVRSILKPLLEVLAGIPTVVYGYFALVYVTPLLQATLFPEMNIFNLLSASLMVGIMIIPMVSSISEDAMSAVPDDLRNAGYGLGATKFEVSTGIVVPASISGIASSYILAISRAVGETMIVVIAAGSQPRLPEVREAAFGIPFVHPADVLLDSGATMTVAMVNIAGGDLVGGTISYDAMFAIGLTLFFITLVMNVVSDLIAERYREAY from the coding sequence GTGAGCAGCGATACAGACGAACTGGACATCACGCGGGAGGTCGGGTTCAAGCGCGTAAAGGAGTGGAGCTACGGGGGGTTCTTCGCAGTCTGTGCGCTCGTTACGGTGCTGACGACCATCGCGATATTCGGGACGCTCCTGTCCGACTCCATCAGCTTCTTCTCGGAGGTGGCCGTCCTCGAGTTCCTGACCGGTCTCGAGTGGAGCCCAAATCCGAGAGGCGCCGGCTTCTCGTGGGGTGTCGTGCCGCTCGTCTACGGCACGCTCGTCGTGACGGTGACGTCGGCGTTCGTCGCCATCCCCATCGGGACGCTGACCGCCATCTACCTCAGCGAGTACGCGAGTTCCCGCGTACGGTCGATACTGAAGCCGCTGCTGGAGGTGCTGGCGGGCATCCCGACGGTCGTCTACGGCTACTTCGCGCTCGTGTACGTCACCCCGCTGCTGCAGGCGACGCTCTTCCCGGAGATGAACATATTCAACCTCCTGTCGGCGTCGCTGATGGTGGGTATCATGATAATCCCGATGGTCTCCTCCATCAGCGAGGACGCGATGAGCGCGGTCCCGGACGACCTCAGGAACGCCGGCTACGGTCTCGGCGCCACGAAGTTCGAGGTTTCGACCGGCATCGTCGTGCCCGCCTCGATTTCGGGCATCGCCTCCTCGTACATCCTCGCCATCTCGCGGGCCGTCGGCGAGACGATGATCGTCGTCATCGCAGCCGGGTCCCAGCCCCGGCTTCCGGAGGTTCGGGAGGCCGCTTTCGGCATCCCGTTCGTCCACCCCGCCGACGTGCTTCTGGACTCGGGGGCGACGATGACCGTCGCGATGGTCAACATCGCGGGCGGTGACCTCGTCGGTGGGACCATCTCGTACGACGCGATGTTCGCCATCGGACTGACGCTGTTCTTCATCACCCTCGTCATGAACGTCGTAAGCGACCTCATCGCCGAACGATACCGGGAGGCGTACTGA
- the pstA gene encoding phosphate ABC transporter permease PstA: protein MATQDSTADRTDFGEVSRVRGIAFKYLSFGASLFGIVALATLLIYVFVDAFGLASVSPGWLLTYFLTLVVPFVGFCLYSADDRSVTRRVVVALGGGLVATAVVFEGIELLVSIPRLNWQLAYLFVVVVPVTAYAVYTASREPTGAAGFGLVGRFYGGTMVGIALGILFLVFDPRLWMLMYTLGVLPAALVFGYSRLRPESSASLFVVPVGLVGLVAAAFVRNVNQVYPTRPLIFLWTLVIPVAAVAAALVLARDGSRRAALGVGAVVVAAGAAGLPVGAVGLPAGSAVAVFAVAAAPTAAYVHQVVQRGEGRVGLLLPVLLAGGAVAGAAAVGTFGFTGPDSWLTLEYLTTAPDFSTPENAGLYTGIVGSVIIIAMVAVLSFGLAVGTAVLLEEYASNTGVVGTVTRLIQVNITNLAAVPSVVYGLLGLGLFANLLGLGLGTAVTAALTLSLLILPITVVSAQEAIRAVPDEMRRGSDAMGATRWQTTKNVVLPEALPGIFTGVILSLGRAIGETAPLIMIQMGTAVYSAPNSLFNKFSAMPMQIYAWSALPQEAFRYGVLAAGVVTLLVVLLSMNATAIILRNRTESDL from the coding sequence ATGGCCACGCAGGACTCCACCGCCGACCGGACCGACTTCGGTGAGGTGAGCCGCGTCAGGGGGATCGCGTTCAAGTACCTCTCGTTCGGTGCCTCCCTCTTCGGCATCGTCGCCCTGGCGACGCTTCTCATCTACGTGTTCGTCGACGCGTTCGGGCTGGCGAGCGTCAGTCCCGGCTGGCTGCTGACGTACTTCCTGACGCTCGTCGTGCCGTTCGTCGGCTTCTGTCTCTACAGCGCCGACGACCGGTCCGTCACGCGGCGCGTGGTCGTCGCCCTCGGTGGCGGCCTCGTCGCGACCGCGGTGGTCTTCGAGGGCATCGAACTGCTGGTGTCCATCCCGCGGCTCAACTGGCAGCTGGCGTACCTCTTCGTCGTCGTCGTGCCCGTGACGGCCTACGCCGTCTACACCGCCAGCCGGGAGCCGACCGGCGCCGCCGGATTCGGCCTCGTCGGCCGGTTCTACGGCGGCACGATGGTCGGCATCGCGCTCGGCATCCTCTTTCTGGTGTTCGACCCGCGCCTGTGGATGCTGATGTACACGCTGGGCGTCCTTCCGGCGGCCCTGGTGTTCGGGTACAGCCGGCTGCGCCCCGAGTCGTCCGCATCGCTGTTCGTCGTCCCGGTCGGCCTCGTCGGCCTCGTGGCTGCGGCGTTCGTCCGGAACGTGAACCAGGTCTACCCCACGCGGCCGCTCATCTTCCTGTGGACGCTCGTGATACCGGTCGCGGCGGTGGCAGCCGCTCTCGTGCTCGCCCGCGACGGGAGCCGCCGGGCCGCCCTCGGAGTCGGCGCCGTCGTCGTCGCCGCCGGTGCCGCAGGCCTTCCGGTCGGCGCGGTCGGACTTCCGGCGGGGTCTGCGGTCGCCGTGTTCGCGGTCGCGGCGGCGCCGACCGCCGCCTACGTCCACCAGGTCGTCCAGCGGGGCGAGGGCAGGGTCGGCCTGCTGTTACCCGTCCTCCTGGCCGGTGGGGCCGTGGCCGGTGCCGCCGCCGTCGGGACCTTCGGCTTCACGGGTCCCGACTCGTGGCTCACCCTGGAGTACCTGACGACCGCCCCGGACTTCTCGACCCCGGAGAACGCCGGGCTGTACACGGGAATCGTCGGCTCGGTCATCATCATCGCCATGGTCGCGGTGCTGTCGTTCGGGCTGGCGGTCGGGACCGCGGTCCTGCTCGAGGAGTACGCCTCCAACACCGGCGTCGTCGGCACCGTCACGCGGCTCATCCAGGTCAACATCACGAACCTGGCAGCCGTCCCGTCGGTGGTCTACGGCCTGCTCGGCCTCGGCCTGTTCGCCAACCTGCTCGGCCTCGGTCTCGGCACGGCCGTCACCGCGGCGCTGACGCTGTCGCTTCTCATCCTGCCCATCACCGTCGTCTCCGCACAGGAGGCGATTCGTGCCGTCCCCGACGAGATGCGGCGCGGGTCGGACGCGATGGGGGCGACCCGCTGGCAGACGACCAAGAACGTCGTCCTGCCGGAGGCGCTGCCCGGCATCTTCACCGGCGTCATCCTCAGCCTCGGCCGAGCAATCGGCGAGACGGCGCCGCTCATCATGATACAGATGGGGACCGCCGTCTACAGCGCCCCGAACAGCCTCTTCAACAAGTTCTCGGCGATGCCGATGCAGATTTACGCCTGGTCCGCCCTCCCACAGGAGGCGTTCCGCTACGGCGTCCTCGCGGCCGGCGTCGTCACGCTGCTCGTCGTCCTGCTGAGCATGAACGCGACCGCCATCATCCTCCGCAACCGCACGGAGAGCGACCTGTAG